A window of Sedimentibacter sp. MB31-C6 genomic DNA:
CTCCTTCAAACCCAAGAAAAACTTCAAATGGAATATCGTGACCATCTTTATTAAGAATCTCACCACATTTTGGACAGTTTTTATCAGGCAAGTCATAACCTGAACCATAACTTCCGTCAGTAATAAACTCTGAGTATTTACAATGAGGACAAATATAATGAGGCACTAGTGGATTAACTTCAGTTATACCACTCATAGTTGCAGCAAAAGAAGAACCAACTGAGCCTCTAGAACCTACTAAATATCCATCTTCATTAGATTTTTTAACTAACTTTTGTGCTATAATGTACATAATAGCATAACCATTACCAATAATAGAATTAAGTTCTCTTTCCAATCTCTTTTCGACAATTTCTGGCAAGTTATTTCCATATATTGATTTAGCCTTTTCATATGCTATACTTCTAAGTTCTTCGTCAGAGCCTTCTATAATAGGAGGAAAAGTTCCATTTGGAATTGGAAGTAAAAAATCAACATTATCTGCAATAAAATTAGTATTTTTAACAACTACCTCATAAGCTTTTTCTTCTCCAAGATAAGAAAAATTGTCAAGCATTTCATCTGTTGTCATTAAATATAGAGGTGCTTGATCTTCTGCATCTCCAAATCCCTGTCCGGTCATTAGTATTCTTCTAAAAACTTCATCTTCCTTTTCTAAAAAATGCACATCACCTGTTGCTATAACTAATTTATTTAGTTTTTCACCAAGGGAAACAATTTTGCTATTGATACCTTTTAGCTCATCCATATCTTTTACTCGTTCGTTTTTTACTAAAAACATATTATTTTGCAAAGGTTGTATTTCCAAAAAGTCATAATATGATGCTATTTCTTCAATCTTTTCATCACTGGCACCATTGAGTAACCCTCTGTACAATTCACCAGCTTCACATGCGGTTCCAATAATAAGTCCTTCCCTAAAGTTCGATAATCTCGACTTTAATAATCTAGGTTTTTTATAAAAGTAATTTAAATGAGATTCAGAAACTAATTTATATAAGTTCTTTAACCCAGTATAATTTTTTACTAATATATTTATATGATAAGAAATTTGTTTTTTTACATCAATATCATCCTTAAGAAGTTCATTTAAATTACCTAATTCAATTATAGAGCGTTCTTTTAACATATTTAATAAGTTAATGAACAAAAAACCAGTAGCCTGTGCATCGTCAACTGCTCTATGATGGTTCTCAAGCTTAATTCCAAGTTTTTTAGTCAATGTGTTTAATTTATGATTTTTCACTTCCTTCATTAAAGCTTTTGAAAGCTCTAGTGTATCAATAACAGAAGGATCATAATTAATATTAAGATGATTAATAGATTTTTCTTTTATAAAACTCACATCAAAATTTGCATTATGAGCAACAAGAACTCCATTTTCTCCAACAAACTCAAAAAAATCACTTAAAGCTTTAGTAATATCAGGTTGTCCAATTAACATGTCATCAGTTATTGAAGTAAGCTCTATAATTTTAGCTGGAATACTTCTATCTATATGTACAAATGTAGAAAAGCTATCAATAATCTTCCTATTTCTTACCTTAACTGCTCCTATTTCAATGATATCATCTTTTTTAGGATTTAATCCGGTTGTCTCTAAATCAAAAACAACAAATTCATCATCTAAATTTAATGCTTCACATTTATAAACAATTGAAACTACATCATTAATTAAATATCCTTCCATTCCATAAATTACTTTAAAATTGTCATCTGAACAATCCATTGCTTCAGGAAATCCTTGAACTACACCATGATCTGTTATCGCCATAGCTTTATGTCCCCATAGTTTAGCTTTATTAGCATAATCTTTGAATCCATTTATTCCATCCATAGAGCTCATTCCAGTATGCAAATGTAACTCTACTCTCTTTTCCTTAGCGTTGTCCATTCTGGTTATTTCTTCTTCAATTTTTTGCATATTATTTATTTTTATTACAAGTTGTTTTTCATATTCATCATACTCTGCAGTACCTATTATTTGAATAAAATTTCCTTTTTTATAATCTTCATCGTCAAAATTCTTCGGACAAAAATATTTTGCTCTTATAGAATCTGTCAAGTCAGTTAATGTAATAATTAAAAGTATAGTTCCTGTTTTTAGTACTCTTTTATCTATATTTATGATTTTTCCCTTTACATTTACAACACCAGAATCACTGGTGACTTCTGACATTTTAGATATAGGTACACTGTTAAAATCAATTTCCTTTCGTTTTCTTGCTCTCCTTTTAAATCCTTCTTTTTCAGAGACTACTGATTTAGTTTGCTTTTTTTCTCTTGTATCATATGAATTTTGAATTACCTCTATGTTTTTTTTAAGCTCATCGTCTAACAATTGTTGTGCTGTTAAAGCTGCTTCGTTTTCAGCTTCATTTAAAATAATTTTGAAATTATAAGCTAATTTATAGTTGTTAATTATATTAATGAATTTACCTTCTATATTCATTTTATTTAATTCATCATACAAAATTTTATTTTGAACCTTTAGTAAAATTTGGTCATTATCGAATTCAATATTTATATGATGAACTGCTTTTTCTATTACAAAGGATGTTTTCTTTAAAAAATAATAAAAATTACTTTTTAACTTCTCTCTAATTAATTTATCATTACCAAGGTATGAGTCATCAAAATTATAATTAAGTTTAATTTCAAAATTAATAGAATTGTCAAAATATTCTTTAATTTTATTAACTGCATAATCAATATCACAAAAATCAGCTATACAATTGCTTTCTGCATATATTCTTACTTTATTACTTTTTTTCAACACTTCTATTTTGTTAAGCTTTATATCTCTTATACTTTTGCATTCCTCAAAATTTAAAATTCTGTTAAAAAACATATGTTACTCCCTCTTTATTTCATACTATTTGATTATAACATTAAGAAATACTAAATTCAATATAATTGAATTTAGTAAATACTCTTAAGATGCAAATAGTCAAGGAAGAACAAATTTAAACACTGTACCCTCACTTATTTTACTATTTACTGATAAATCTATATCATGTCTATCCGCAATTTGTTTTGCAATGGCAAGCCCAAGACCTGTTCCCTCTATATTTTCTTTAGATTTCACCTTATAAAAACGGTCAAATATATAAGGTAAATCTTCTTTTAATATTCCTATTCCGCTGTCTTTTATATAAACTGTATTTTCATATTTAATAACATTTATTATACTATTTATATTAGAAAACTTAATTGCATTATCTAAAATTATCAAAAACATTTGACGTAAACGTACATAATCTCCATTAATTACACAAATATCTGTATCCTGTTCATACTTTACTTCAATGTTCTTATCTTTAGAAATACTTGCTATACTTCTTATTGTATCTTTTAAAACATCACACAAATTCAATTTTTGCATATCTATTTGAAAATCAGTATTTTGTAATCGTGATAAATCTAATAAATCATTAACAAGTCTTTCTAAGCTTTTACTTTCATTTAACATTTGTTTATGATAATCTTTAATAATATTAGGTTCTATTATTACTCCATCACAAAGTGCTTCCAGTGAACCTCTAATTACCGTTACTGGAGTTCTTAATTCATGAGAAATATTTGCAATAAAATCACGCCTTAGATTTTGAAGTTTTTTACTTTCATGACTTGCTATTTCTAACCGGTTGCTTAAAATATCTATTGTTGAAGCAAGTTCACCAATTTCATCACTTTGATTTATATTGGTTTTAACTTTATAATTTCCTTCAGACAACATAAGTGCAGTATTTTTCATTTTTTTCAAAGGGTTTGTAAAATTCACAACTAATATTGTAGATAATAAAATAGATAACACTAACCCAAATATTATACTTATTGCTAAAATTTTAAATCCTTCATAAAGAGCATCATTTATCCCTTCAACTGGCGAATGAAGTAGAAGTGCACCAACTATATTAGATTCAGACTTAATAGGAGTACCAATTGTAAGGGTTGCAGTATTCAACAAATTGCTAAATCCTTCGCTAAAGGTTGTACTACCTTTAAACACATCCTTTACCACAATATCTGCATCATTAGGTAAGTCAGTGTACATGTATTGTCTATGTCCCATTTGTCCTACAGTTATTAAATTTAAATTTTCATCAACAATCCATACATCAGCCATAGCAATATCATCTAAATTCTTGATATATACACCTAACCCTCCTTGCATATTGCCCATCATCCCACTTTGCATTCTGTTTTTTCTGTTATATATGTTTGTTGATGTATTATCCATGAATTCAGATATCGTATTAGCAATTATAACTGCACGATTTTCTAATTCTGATTTTTGTATTTCTATAGTATGTTTTTTAAATAAATGCATGAATATTAAACCTATGATAATAGAAAAAATGACAAGGGTAGCAGAAAAATAAAAGATTAACTTGTTTGCTATTTTACTTTTCATCTATATTCACCTCGAATTTATAGCCAATACCCCAAATGGTTTTTATTTCCCAACTTTTCTTTGATAAATTTTCTAGTTTTGCTCTTAACCGTTTTATATGAGAATCAACAGTACGACTATCACCATAATAATCATAGCCCCATATACTATTCAATAAATTATCCCTAGTAAAAGTTTTATTATTATTCGTCGCAAGAGTCCACAAAATCTCTATTTCTTTTTTGGTTAAGGATACATTTTTATTATCAATCGTGACAATATAATCATTTATATTAATTTTAAGATTATCGAAAGTGAAAATATGTTGTTTACTATTATCATCATTAGAAATTCTTCGCATAATTGCCCTTACCCTAGCCATAACTTCTGCAGGTGAAAATGGCTTAACTATATAATCATCAGCTCCAATGTCAAGTCCCATAATTCTTTCAAAATCCTCTCCTCTTGCAGTAATCATAATTATTGGTACATTAGAATTTTTTCTAATTTCTCTGCACACACCAAATCCATCTATTTCTGGCATCATAACATCTAGTAAAATTATATCTGGATTATGTTTATAAAAAGCTTCCATTGCTTCATTACCATCATATGCCACAATTGGAGTAAATCCTTCTTTTTTTGCATATTCACTTAATATTGAAGCAATTTGCTTATTGTCATCTGCAATAAGAATATTAGACATAATACCACCTCTACTAAATTTTTAATTAATTATATCATACTAGAAATTTAATTTGTGACAAAACTTTGTTTTTCAATAAAATAAAAAACTCTCAGTAGATATAATTTATGTTATAATAACTTTATTATTAACATAAATTATATTACTATGTTAATCTAACATAAAAAAGAGGAGGCTTACTTATCGATATATTATATGAATTAAACATTGTTTCTGTAACAGTCAGAGTTATAATGTCTTTAATTATTGGTGGACTACTGGGTTTAGAACGAAGCAGAAAAAGTAGACCTGCTGGCTTTAGAACATATATGCTTGTATGCTTAAGTTCAACTTTGGTTATGATGACAAATCAATTTATTTTTGAAACTTATAGTAGTGGTGATCCTGCAAGATTAGGTGCTCAGGTAATAAGCGGTATAGGTTTTCTTGGAGTGGGTACAATTATAGTCACAAGAAAAAATCAAGTTAAGGGGTTAACTACAGCTGCTGGATTATGGGTTGCTGCTTGCCTTGGATTATCTATAGGTATTGGGTTTTATGCCGGAGCTATAATTGTTGGAATATTTGTACTACTTATAATGACATTATTTAAAAGCATAGAAAACTGGCTTTTATCAACAAATAAATTTATGACAATATATGCTTCTTTCCCTACTATTGAAAATTTTGATGGGTTTGTTTTACTTTGTAAAAAATTAAACTTCAAAATAAATGACATTGAAATGACAAGAGATAACAATTCTAAAGAATTTGCTATAGTAGCAATAATTAATTTAGAAAGTAATGAACGATACAATCATATGGAAATCATACAGAAACTCAGTTCCTATGAAGGTCTTCATCGATTGGAAGAACTATAGTATATAAATACCTACTAAATTAAAAGAAAAAGGTTCTTGTATCAAAGCAAGAACCTTTTTCTTTACATTTTATCAATTTCTTTTAAAAGAACTTTAACTATATCTTCTTCCTTAATTTTTTTTATTATTTCACCCTTTTTAAATAATAATGCTTCACCACTTCCTCCTGCTATTCCTATATCAGACTGTCTAGCCTCCCCAGGCCCATTTACAGCGCATCCCATAATTGCAACTGTTATTGGTTTATGTACATCTTTTAATCCTTCTTGAATTTTTTTAGAAAGTTCAATTAATTGTATTTTAGTTCTTCCACAAGTAGGACATATTATATATTTAATGCCAAAATTTCTTAGTTCTAAACTTTTTAATATTTCTCTAGCTACTTTAACTTCTTCTTTTGGATCATCAGTCAATGAAATGCGCATTGTATCACCTATTCCATCTACTAAAAGACTGCCGACTCCTATTGCAGATCTAATACTTCCTTCAAATAAAGTTCCCGCATGAGTAATACCTAAATGCAAAGGATAATTTACTTTTTTTGCCATAATTCTATAAGCATCTATAGTCATTTTAATATCAGTACCCTTCATTGAAAGAACAATATTATCATAGTCAAGATCTTCTAATATTCTAACATGCTCCAATGCACTTTCAACCATACCAATCGATGTTGGCTGTCCGTTATACTTTTCTAATATTTTTTTATGAATTGAACCTGCATTTACTCCAATTCTTATAGGGATATTTCTAGGCTTAGCTTGTTCAACTATCTTTTGAACCCTTTCTATACTACCTATATTACCAGGGTTAATCCGTAATTTATCTATCCCATTTTCAATACTTTTCAATGCTAGTTTATAGTCAAAATGAATATCTGCTACTAATGGAATATGTATTTGCTTTTTAATTTCCTTGATAGATTCAGCATCTTCCATATCAGCCACAGCAACTCTTATTATCTCACATCCAGCTTCTTCTAATTCCAAAATTTGATTAACAGTAGACTTTACATCCTTAGTAAAAGTATTTGTCATAGATTGAACTAATACTGGAGCTCCTCCACCTATTTGAACATCTCCACACATAACAATCTTACTTTCTCTACGTACAATTTGATCCATTAAAACCTCCCGAAACAATACGAACCATATTAGGAATTGTAGGATATGGAATATATTTACACTAGTTATATTCTAAATATTCTCAATATATCTTTATATGTTATAAACAACATAAATGCAATTAATACTACAAATCCAACAAAATGTATATACCCTTCTTTTTCTATTGGTATAGCCTTTCCTCGTATTCCTTCAATTAATAGGAATACTAATTTACTTCCGTCTAAAGCTGGAATAGGCAACAAATTCATAAAACCTAGATTAATGCTTATAAATGCTGCTAAGCTCATTAATGAAAGTAAACCGCTTTCAGCAGCTTCCCCCACCATACTAATAACCATAACAGGTCCACCTAGTGCATCACTTCCTAATTGTCCTGTAACTAATTGAACTATAGTCTTAAACATAAGTTCTATATAATATACCGTTTTATAAGCTGATGATGCTATTGCCGAAACAAAAGACTTTTCTATTTGAGTATTATACCTTACAGAGATTTGCTCAACTGGAACAATGTTATAATCAAACAATTCACCATCCCTATCAACTGTAACTTGAATTGGAGAATCTCCTACAGAATTATCTATTTCTGCTGTAAGCTCTTCCCATGTATCAACTGGTACATCATTAATTTTTATAACCTTATCTTTATCCTTTATGCCGGCTTTATATGCTGGAGAATTCATATCAGTAGGTGTTACAACAGTTGTAGTTTCTCCATCTATTAATGTTGAAGTAATTCCCACTATCTTTCTATAATTATTATTAATTTTATATTCTTTAATTTCACCGTTTCTTTCAATATTTATATTATAATAATCATTTTCAGGATTTGTTATTTCATAGAATATATCTTCCCAAATATATGCTTTTTCTCCATTAACAGATATAATTTTATCTCCTGATCTAATTCCTGCTGCATATTCATTAGAATTTTCATCTATAATATCTATTATATTTCCAGCAACCCCAAAGGAAAATGCTATAATAATAAAAAGAACTAATGCCAATATATAGTTCATTATTGGCCCTGCTGCCACTACTTTAAACCTTTGCCACACTGTTTTAGTACTATAACTAGTTTTAGTTTTTATGTCTTCTTCTTCGCCTTCCATTTGTACAAATCCACCAATAGGTATAGCCCTGATTGAATAAACAGTATCATTTTTTTCCTTTTTAAATAATACGGGTCCCATTCCTATAGCAAATTCGTAAACTTTTATTCCAACACTTTTAGCTGCTTTATAGTGACCGTATTCATGAACAAGTACTATAATTGAAAATATTAGTATTGATGCAATTATTGTCAATATTATTCCCTCCAATTTATATAAAGTGGTTTATAAAGTAATATACAACAGGTGCTACAAATAAAACACTGTCAAATCTATCTAAAATACCACCATGACCTGGTAAAAAGTTACCAAAGTCTTTTATTTTATATTCTCTTTTTATTTTAGATGCTGCAAGATCTCCTAACATTGAAAAGACAGATGCACTCACACTAAATATTATAATGTAAATATATTTATTTATTCTTAAATAATCAAAATAAAATAAAGAAATTATAGTACAGCCAAGTATTCCTCCAATAGCCCCTTCAATAGTTTTATTTGGACTGACTTGGGGATACAATTTATGTCTACCAAATAATTTTCCAGTAAAATATGCAAAGGTATCAGAACCGAAGGCAATAATATAAACAATCCATACAAACTTTGAGTTGTTCATCAAAATCATATGATACATAAAAAATACAACATATGAACCTACAAATATTATTTGCGACATTATCTTTAGGTTAATTTTTTTGTTAAATATAAACATAACAAAATTGAATGATATATACAAAAATAATATAAAATTAAAATAAATCAAATAATCATTAATTTTGGCAACAAATAAAGATATAGCAAATAAGTAGTTTATTATAGCACCATACTTAAAACCACTATTAAATAAGGTTTTTGAAAGTTCATAAATAGCTATGCATGTTATTCCAAAATATACAAAGTCATATAGGATACCACCATAATATGTAACAAAAGCAATGAATGCCCCACCTAAAACTCCTGTAACAACTCTTTGTCTCATAATGACACCTTCCTAATTTCCGTACCTTCTCTTTCTTTGTTGAAAGTTATTAATTGCTTTTAAATATTCTTCTTTTTTAAAATCTGGCCATAATATATTTGTAAAATAAAATTCTGTATAAGCAAGTTGATATAATAAAAAATTACTTAGTCTCATTTCTCCACTTGTCCTTATCAATAAGTCAGGGTCAGGTATATCATATGTATATAAATATTTTGCAAAGTTATCTTCATTTATTTCATCTATATTAATTTCATTATTATCATAGTCAATTATTATTTTCTTAATAGCATTTATAATTTCACCTCTTGAGCCATAACTTAATGCTATATTTAAACTAAGTCCTGTATTATTTTTCGTAAATTCTATTGCACGGTTAACTTCATTTCTTGTATTTTCAGGCAAATCTTCTAAATTACCCATTAATCTAACTTTTACATTATTTTTATTTAAATAATTTAATTCCTTATTTATAAAATCAACTAATAAGTTCATCAAATAATCTACTTCATGTCTATCTCTACTCCAATTTTCAGTTGAAAAGGCAAATATTGATAAATATTTTATTCCAATTTGAACTGAGGTTCTTACTAAATCAATAACTCTTAAAGAACCCTCTCTATGTCCTAATTTTGCAGGTAGCAATTTTTGTTTTGCCCATCTTCTATTACCATCCATAATTACTGCAACATGTTTAGGAATTATTCCATTCATTACCTGGTCTTCTAAATTCATATTTTTCAGCCTCACAATTTTCAAACATTACTAACAGGCTTATGATTTATATTCACAAGCCTGTACTACAGACTAATAATAAGATACAAACAATGTAACATAATTGTTATTAGAATTTTCTCTAATAACATATGGTTTATGTAAATCATTAAACTTTTTGTTTGTTCCTGTAATTTTTATAATTTTAATTATTTTACTATTTTTCTCTTCAATAAATTTTAAAGCTTCTCTTAATGGATAACCAAGTACATTATCCATTAAATCAAACCTCTAATATTTCTTTTTCTTTACTTTTATATATATCGTCTATTTGACCAATAAATTCATCAGTTACCTTTTGGATTTCAGTTTCTGCCTTTTTATGATCGTCTTTAGTGATTTGGCTTTCTTTTTCCATTTTTTTAAATTCATCATTAGCATCTCTTCTTATATTCCTAATTGCAATTTTTGCATTTTCAGTTTCTTTTTTAACTAATTTTAAAAGTTCCCTTCTTCTTTCTTCAGTTAATTGTGGAATTACAAGTCTAATGATTTTACCATCATTTGAAGGATTAATACCTAAATCAGATGACATGATAGCTTTTTCTATTTCTTTTAATGCATTTCCATCCCATGGTTGAATTAATATAGTTCTAGGCTCAGGTACTGATATATTAGCAATTTGATTTAAAGGGGTCATAGTACCATAATAACTTACTTGAATTTTATCAACGAGTTTTGGGTTAGCCTTTCCTGCTCTAATAGACGCCAAATCTTCCTTAAGAAAATTAATAGATTTACCCATACTTTCTTTAGATTGTGAAATTAATTCTTTATACATATTATACCTCCTTAATTATTGTTCCTATACTATCTCCTGTAACAATTTTTTCAATATTTTCCGGATTCTCAATACCAAAAACTAGAATAGGAATTTTATTATCCATACATAATGATGTTGCAGTTGAGTCCATTATCTTAAGTCCTTTATTCAGAACATCAATATATTTGAGTTCTTCATATTTTATTGAATCTGGATTTTTCTTTGGATCATCACTATAAACGCCATCTACACCATTTTTAGCAAGGAGTATTATGTCTGCATTGATTTCTGCTGCTCTAAGCGCTGCAGTTGTATCTGTAGAAAAATAAGGGTTACCTGAACCACCGGAAAAAATTACAACTCTACCTTTTTCCAAATGTCTCACAGCTTTTCTACGAATATAAGGCTCTGCAATTTGTCTCATTTCTATTGCTGTTTGAACTCTGGTTTCAACATCAATTTTTTCAAGAGCATCTTGAAATGCCAAACTGTTTATTATAGTTCCTAGCATGCCCATATAATCTGAGGTAGTTCTATCCATATCTTTAGCACTAGCGCCTCTCCAGAAGTTTCCGCCACCAACTACGATAGCTACTTCTACACCTAAACTGCTTATTTTCTTAATTACATAGGAGATTCTAGTGATTATTTCTTCACTTATACCATGGCCAGCACCCCCAGACAACGCTTCACCGCTTATTTTTAAAATTATTCTCTTATATTTACAGTCCATTTTACCCTCCTGAACACTCTTATTTTAATTAATGGAGAACCATGCAGTTCTCCATTTATTTTTCCTTGATAAAGATTATTCTTTTTCAGGATTATAGACCGATTTGTTTTGCTACTTCATCTGCAAAGTTTTCTTCTTTCTTTTCTAACCCTGCACCTACTTCAAATCTCTGTACTCCAGCAATCTTGATGTCTTTTCCTATCTTTGCTGCAGTATTACTTATTACTTTTTTAACTGTTAAATCTGAATCCTTAACAAAAATTTGCTCTAATAAACATACTTCTTTAAGCTCTTTATTAAGTCTTCCTTCAACCATTTTTTCAACTATATTTTGTGGTTTTCCTTCATTCAATGCTTGTGCTATAAGAATTTCCCTCTCATGTGCTATGAAATCTTTATCAACATCATCTCTAGATATATATTTTGGATTCATTGCTGCAACTTGCATTGCTAAATCTTTTCCTAGTTCTTCAAGAGCAGACTTATCTCCTTCAGATTCTAAAGCAACAATAACAGAAATTTTACCACCACCATGAATATAAGATACAACAGCACCATTAGAAACTTGTTCTGTTGCAAATCTTCGAATTGACATATTTTCGCCTATTCTTGCAATTTTTTCTGTTAATACTTCTTGAACAGTTTTTCCATCCGTTAATACAGCTGCTTTTAAAGTTTCTACATCTGTATAATCATTTTTTATTACTATTTGTGCTAGTTCTTCTACAAACAATTTAAATTCTTCATTTTTAGCAACAAAGTCTGTTTCAGAGTTAACCTCTATTACAGTTCCCTTCTTACCGTCTTCTGAAACTATAGCAGTAGATAATCCTTCTGCCGCAACTCTTCCAGATTTTTTAGCTGCTTGTGAAAGACCTTTTTCTCTCAATACGTCTACAGCCTTTTCTATATCTCCATTTACTTCTTTTAAAGCTTTTTTGCAGTCCATCATGCCTGCATTAGTTCTTTCTCTAAGTTCTTTTACCATTGAAGCTGTTATTTCCATTTAATTACCTCCAAAATTTAAAAAAGCAAGGTGTAAGGAAAAATTTCCTAACCCCTTACTTTATTTTTTTTATCTATTTTTCTACTGTTTCTGTTGTTTCTGTTGTTTCTTCTACTTTTTCGAATTCTTCTTCTGTTATTGCATCCTTAGGCTCTTCTTCCATTTGAACACCTTGTTTTCCTTCTAAAACAGCGTCAGCCATAGTAGCAGTTAATAGTTTAACAGCTCTAATAGCATCATCATTACCAGGAATAACGTAATCTATTTCATCTGGATCGCAGTTAGTATCAACTATTGCTATAATAGGAATTCCTAATATTTTAGCTTCTTGGACAGCTATTCTTTCTTTACGTGGATCTACAATAAATAAAGCACCAGGAACTTTTTCCATGTTCTTAATTCCACCTAAAAACTTTTCAAGTCTTTCAGCTTCATTTCTCAACTTAATTACTTCCTTTTTTGTAAGAAGTTCGAATGTTCCATCTTCTTCCATAGCCTTTAATTTGTTTAATCTGTCAATTCTCTTTCTTATAGTACTATAGTTAGTTAACATACCTCCAAGCCATCTTTGACTTACATAATGCATGCCACATCTACTAGCTTCTAATCTAGTAGATTCTTGAGCTTGTTTTTTTGTTCCAACAAACAAAATTTCTTCACCATTTGCAGAAAGTTCTTTAACAAATTCATATGCTTTATCTATTTTACCGCTTGTTTTTGCCAAGTCAATTATATAGATACCATTTCTTTCTGTAAAGATATACTCTGCCATTTTAGGGTTCCATCTTCTTGTTTGGTGA
This region includes:
- a CDS encoding PolC-type DNA polymerase III — translated: MFFNRILNFEECKSIRDIKLNKIEVLKKSNKVRIYAESNCIADFCDIDYAVNKIKEYFDNSINFEIKLNYNFDDSYLGNDKLIREKLKSNFYYFLKKTSFVIEKAVHHINIEFDNDQILLKVQNKILYDELNKMNIEGKFINIINNYKLAYNFKIILNEAENEAALTAQQLLDDELKKNIEVIQNSYDTREKKQTKSVVSEKEGFKRRARKRKEIDFNSVPISKMSEVTSDSGVVNVKGKIINIDKRVLKTGTILLIITLTDLTDSIRAKYFCPKNFDDEDYKKGNFIQIIGTAEYDEYEKQLVIKINNMQKIEEEITRMDNAKEKRVELHLHTGMSSMDGINGFKDYANKAKLWGHKAMAITDHGVVQGFPEAMDCSDDNFKVIYGMEGYLINDVVSIVYKCEALNLDDEFVVFDLETTGLNPKKDDIIEIGAVKVRNRKIIDSFSTFVHIDRSIPAKIIELTSITDDMLIGQPDITKALSDFFEFVGENGVLVAHNANFDVSFIKEKSINHLNINYDPSVIDTLELSKALMKEVKNHKLNTLTKKLGIKLENHHRAVDDAQATGFLFINLLNMLKERSIIELGNLNELLKDDIDVKKQISYHINILVKNYTGLKNLYKLVSESHLNYFYKKPRLLKSRLSNFREGLIIGTACEAGELYRGLLNGASDEKIEEIASYYDFLEIQPLQNNMFLVKNERVKDMDELKGINSKIVSLGEKLNKLVIATGDVHFLEKEDEVFRRILMTGQGFGDAEDQAPLYLMTTDEMLDNFSYLGEEKAYEVVVKNTNFIADNVDFLLPIPNGTFPPIIEGSDEELRSIAYEKAKSIYGNNLPEIVEKRLERELNSIIGNGYAIMYIIAQKLVKKSNEDGYLVGSRGSVGSSFAATMSGITEVNPLVPHYICPHCKYSEFITDGSYGSGYDLPDKNCPKCGEILNKDGHDIPFEVFLGFEGDKEPDIDLNFAGEEQGIAMKFTEELFGEGKVFRAGTIGTIADKTAYGFVKNYFEDKGIVKRRAEIDRLIQGCLGVKRTSGQHPGGVMVVPRNKDIHDFTPVQYPANNEKSGTITTHFDYHSISGRILKLDLLGHDTPSIIRMLEDFTGINRDDVPTDDPETMTIFNSPKVFGITLDEINCKTGTLAIPEFGTPFVRQMIMDTKPKSFSDLVRISGLSHGTDVWINNAQDIIRQGYAEIGGVISTRDDIMTYLIQMGVPKKKSFDIMERVRKGKGLRDEDEVAMKEQDVPQWYIDSCNTIKYMFPKAHAVAYVTMSVKIAYFKVHYPAAFYATYFTMKAEDFDADIIVKGENSILQNIKILEEKGNEKTAKEKNLITVLEVAFEMYKRGYKFTKVDLYKSDDKKFLLSDEGIIPPLVGLQGVGANAAANIKAERENGEFISIEDIAKRAKVSKTVIEVMEKHGCFKDLDKTNQISLF
- a CDS encoding sensor histidine kinase — its product is MKSKIANKLIFYFSATLVIFSIIIGLIFMHLFKKHTIEIQKSELENRAVIIANTISEFMDNTSTNIYNRKNRMQSGMMGNMQGGLGVYIKNLDDIAMADVWIVDENLNLITVGQMGHRQYMYTDLPNDADIVVKDVFKGSTTFSEGFSNLLNTATLTIGTPIKSESNIVGALLLHSPVEGINDALYEGFKILAISIIFGLVLSILLSTILVVNFTNPLKKMKNTALMLSEGNYKVKTNINQSDEIGELASTIDILSNRLEIASHESKKLQNLRRDFIANISHELRTPVTVIRGSLEALCDGVIIEPNIIKDYHKQMLNESKSLERLVNDLLDLSRLQNTDFQIDMQKLNLCDVLKDTIRSIASISKDKNIEVKYEQDTDICVINGDYVRLRQMFLIILDNAIKFSNINSIINVIKYENTVYIKDSGIGILKEDLPYIFDRFYKVKSKENIEGTGLGLAIAKQIADRHDIDLSVNSKISEGTVFKFVLP
- a CDS encoding response regulator transcription factor, coding for MSNILIADDNKQIASILSEYAKKEGFTPIVAYDGNEAMEAFYKHNPDIILLDVMMPEIDGFGVCREIRKNSNVPIIMITARGEDFERIMGLDIGADDYIVKPFSPAEVMARVRAIMRRISNDDNSKQHIFTFDNLKININDYIVTIDNKNVSLTKKEIEILWTLATNNNKTFTRDNLLNSIWGYDYYGDSRTVDSHIKRLRAKLENLSKKSWEIKTIWGIGYKFEVNIDEK
- a CDS encoding MgtC/SapB family protein, whose translation is MSLIIGGLLGLERSRKSRPAGFRTYMLVCLSSTLVMMTNQFIFETYSSGDPARLGAQVISGIGFLGVGTIIVTRKNQVKGLTTAAGLWVAACLGLSIGIGFYAGAIIVGIFVLLIMTLFKSIENWLLSTNKFMTIYASFPTIENFDGFVLLCKKLNFKINDIEMTRDNNSKEFAIVAIINLESNERYNHMEIIQKLSSYEGLHRLEEL